CGAGCTTCAGGCGGTCCTTGAGCTGGTCCTTGCTCTTGCGCCTGCCGAAGAGCCCCTGGAACATCAGTTGCCTCCGAAGAAGCGCCTGAGGGCGGCCAGGAAGCCGGTCGGCTGGTCGAACGAGGGGTAGGGCACATCCTCGCCGCGGATGCGCTGCGCGATGTCGCGGAAGGCGGCGCCGGCGGCCAGCTTCGGGCTCTCCTCCAACGAGGCGGGGTTGCCGATGTTGGTGCTGACCAGGATGCGCTCGTCCTCGGGGACGATGCCGATGAGCTTCACACCCAGGATCTCGAGGACGTCGTTCACCTCGAGCATGTCGCCACGCTTCACCATCTCGGGGCGGAGCCGGTTGACGATCAGCCGGACCTCGGTGATCTCGCGGGCCTCGAGCAGGCCGATGATGCGGTCGGCGTCGCGGACGCTCGAGACCTCGGGGTTGACGACCACGAGGGCGCCCTGGGCCGCGCTCGCGGCCGTCTGGAAGCCGGACTCGATGCCTGCGGGGCTGTCGATGAGGACGCGGTCGAAGCCTTCCTCCAGGAGCGCCTGGACGGCGTCCTTCATGCGGTCCTCGGAGAGCGCCGACTTGTCGCGCGTCTGTGAGGCGGCCAGCAGGTGCAGCGTGTCGACGCGCTTGTCGCGGATGATGGCCTGCCTGAGCTTGCAGCGGCCCTCGAAGACGTCGATCAGGTCGTAGACGACCCGGCCTTCCAAGCCCATGACGACGTCGAGGTTGCGCAGGCCGACGTCGGTGTCGATGACGCAGACCTTCTCTCCCAAACGCGCCAGCGCCGCGCCGACGTTAGCGGTGGTGGTGGTCTTGCCTACGCCGCCCTTTCCGGACGTCACCACGATGGCTTTGGCGTTCACAGTTTCCGATCCTCCAAGGGGGTTGTTACCTCGGTGGAGCATACCACCAGGCTATGAGGGGCCAATGGCTGCGGCCGGTCGCCGCTTCACGCCGGGGTCAGCCCCGAGAACTTGAGCAGTAGGCGCTTGGCGCCCGCCTGCTCGAACACCACGGTCACCTCTGCCTTGGCCCCCTGGCCGCTCACGCCCACGACGGTGCCGACCCCGAACTTGGGGTGCCTGACGCGCTCGCCGCCGCGCACGCTCAAACCCCCCGCGGTCGAGGGCGCGTCCGAGGCCTGGGCGCCGCCCCTGGCTTGCGCTCCCGCCTGCGCGCCGACCACCGGTGGTTTCCAGACGGTGCGCGAGAACTTGCCGGCGTCCTGCAAGGGCTCCAGCTTCCGTCCGAACACGTCCGTCTCCATGAGGAGGTCGGGGGACAGGTCCTCCAGGAAGCGGCTCGGGCGCGCGGGCTCCGTGCGTCCGAACGTGAGGCGCGCCTCGCAGTGCACCAGGTAGAGCTCGTCCTGAGCGCGCGTGACGCCGACGTACAGCAGCCGCCGCTCCTCCTCGATCTCCGGCAGGGAGCCGACGGAGCTGCGGTGGGGTATGAGGTTCTCCTCCATGCCGACGAGGAACACGATGGGGAACTCCAACCCCTTGGCGTTGTGGAGCGTCATGAGCGTGACGGCGTCGTCCACCGTCTCGCCGTTGACGGCCTCGACGGCGCGGTCGTCGTTGCTGCCGAGCAGCGCGGCCTCGTCCAGGAACTCGGCGATGCTCCCGCCCTGCTCCTCTTGCCATTCGGTGACGGCCGACAACAGCTCCTCGAGGTTCTCGATGCGCCCCTCCGCCTCGTGCGTGCCCTCGCGCTTCAGCGCCTCCACGTAGCCGGTGGCGTCGTAGACGAACTTGAGGAAGCTGGCGGCCGGCAGCTCGTCGGCCGCCGCGGCGAGGTCGTCCATCAGCTGCACGAACTCGGCGACGCGCTTGGCGCCGGGCGTGCCGGCAAGGACGGCGTCCGCCGCCCGGCAGGCCGCCGAGAAGGGGCGGCCGTTGCGGCCCGCCCACGCGACGAGGCGCTCCTCGCTAGTGCCGCCGATGCCCCGCTTCGGCCGCCCGATGACCCGCCGCCACGCCACGTCGTCCGCCGGGTTGAGGGCGGCGCGCGCGTAGGCGAGCGCGTCCTTGACCTCGCGGCGCTCGTAGAAGCCGACGCCGCCCACGATGCGGGCCGGGATCGAGGCGCGCCTCAGCGCCTCCTCGAGCACGCGCGACTGCGAGTTCGTGCGGTAAAGGACGGCGAAGTCCTGGTAGTCGAGCGTGCGCTCGGCGCGCAGCCGCTCGATCGTGCGGGCCACGAAGTCGGCCTCGGCGTGATGGTCGGCCGCGCGGTAGAGCCGCACCTTCTCGCCCTCGGCCTTCACGGGCTTCAGGCTCTTCTCGATGCGGCCCTGGTTCTGCCCGATGACGGCGTTGGCGAGCTTGAGCACGCTGCCGACCGAGCGGTAGTTGAGCTCGAGCCGGTAGACGGCTGCGTCCGGGTAGTCCTGGCGGAAATCGAGGATGTTGCGGACGTCGGCGCCGCGGAAGGCGTAGATGCTCTGGTCGGGGTCGCCGACGACCATGAGGTTGCCGTAGGTGTCGGCCAGCAGGTTCGTCAGGCGGTACTGGGAGGCGTTCGTGTCCTGGTACTCGTCGACGTGGATGAAGACCGCGCGCTGCTGCACGCGCTCGAGCACGTCGCGGTGCGTCTCGAACAGCTCGACCGTGCGCCCGAGGATGTCGTTGAAGTCGACGGCGTTGGCGCCCGTCAGGCGCGCCTGGTAGCGCCTGAAGACCTCCTCGACGAGCTCGACGCGCAAGCCGGAGACGAGCGGACCCCAGACGCGCTGCGCCTGGTCGCCGAACGTCTCCGCCGTCCAGAGGTTGGACTTGGCGCGGTCGATCACGGCGCGCAACGCGCGCGGGTTCGCCTCGCTCAGGCCCTGGACCGTCCCGAGGATCTCCTTGAGGAGGTCGAGCTGGTCGCTGTCGTCGTAGATCGCGAAGCCGCTCCTCAGCCCGATCCTGTCGCCGTACATGCGCAGGACGCGCAGGCACGCGGAGTGGAACGTGCTCACCCAGAGGTCGCGGCCCGGCGGGCCGATGAGGTGCTCGACGCGCTCGCGCAGCTCGCCCGCCGCCTTGTTCGTGAACGTGACGGCGAGTACCTGCTGGGGCAGCACCCCGTGCTCGCCGAGGAGGTAGGCGATGCGGTGGACCACCGTGCGCGTCTTGCCCGAACCGGCCCCCGCCAGGACGAGGGCGGGGCCGTCGTAGTGCACTACGGCGCGGCGCTGTTCCTCGTTCAGTGTGGCTAGGAGCTCCTCATGCGGCACGGTTGCCGAGCATAACCCGGTCGGTCGCACCGCCCGGAGAAGGGGGAGACGTCGCGTCCCCCACGGCGATCCCACGCCGCTTGGAACGCTTCGGGTGTAGGCTGCACCCAGCATGCACGCTGCCTGCTTCGGCCTGGACGGCACGTTGGGCCATCACGCCGCGGACTTCGGCGACTACACCGCCTGGCTGCGCAACGAGCTGGCCCTCCACCAGTGCGACATGAACGCGTTCGCGCGAGTCCTCGACGAGGAGACGCGGCGCGACGGTCCCCTCACCCTCGAGGTCGCTCTTGGAAGGGTCCTCGACCGGCTGCAGCAACGCCGCCCGCCCGACCTGGCGGGCGTCGCCGGTGCCGCCGTCGCCGCTTACGCCGCCGACTACCGGGCCCTGCCCGGCGCCGAGCAGACGCTGGCCGCCCTCGACGTGCGCGGCGTGAAGCTGGCGCTCCTCGCGAACGGACCCGACGACCTGCAGCGCGCGGCGCTGACCGCCACCGGCTTGACCGGGCACTTCCGCGCGATCATAGTGTCCGGCGACCGCGACGTCGCCGCGCGCATGCCCGCGCCGCGCCAGTACGACCTGGCTTGCGCTGCCCTCGAAAGCGCCCCGGAGGCAACGCTCATGGTGGGGTGCGATCCGGACGTGGACGTCGGTGGCGCCATCGCGTTCGGGATGCGGGCGCTGCTCGTCGGACGCCGGAACGGCCCGGTGCCGGCCGGGATGCGCGTCGTCGACGGTCTGGAGGACGTGGCGCGTGCCGTAGGGGCGTGAGCGACCAGCCCGTGCTGCTCGCTGTCGCGCCGGTCGCCCTGCCCCCGCGCCGCCCGGAACGCACGCCGGCCCCGCGCCGCCCGGAACGCACGCCCTGCCGCGCCGCTCGTACGGAGCGCCCCACGCCGGTCGCGCCCTGCGCGCCCCCGGATAGAATGAGCCCATGACAGAGAAGGACATGGCGTTCTACCAGGCCTGGGCCGACCTGCTCGAGTGGATGCGCGAGTACGCGGCCGAGAACGAGGGCGTCCGGTTCGTGAAGCAGGCGGACTTCACCGACTACATCTACCGCATGGCCCGCCCCTACGACCTCCCGACCACCATCCTCTCGGCGAGCCTCTCGAACGATGACGACGAGCCCATCCTGCTCGCGTCCGCCAGCCAGCGCGCCTCCGTCTTCAAGGAGGTCGTGCTGCACCCCTTCGAGTCGCACGTGTACCGGAAGCTGGCGCTCGCCAAGGACGGCTCCGGCCTGAGCGAAGGGCCGCGGCGCTTCACCAAGGAGGCGCTCTTCCGCCTGGCGGACGAGCTGTTCGCGGTGGCGGTAGCCTGACCGACCTGCTGGGCGCGCTGGGCGCCTACCTCCCTGAGGATCGCTTGGCCGAGCTGGGGGGCGGCCCCGCCGTGCCCGAGGCGAGTGAGGGCGCCGTCCTGTTCGCCGACGTCGCCGGCTTCACCGCCCTGACCACCACCCTCGCCGAGCTGTTCGGCCCCCGGCGCGGGGCGGAGGAAGTCCCCGTCTACCTGAACCGCCTGTACGAGGCGCTGATCGGCGAGGTGCATGCCCGGTCGGGCAGCGTCATAGGCTTCGCGGGCGACGCCATCACCTGCTGGTTCCCGGCCGACGACGGCCACGCCGCCGTGGCGTGCGCCGTCGCCATGCAGGCCGCCATGGTCCCCTTCGCCGCCATCGACATACGGGGCGCGCCCACCGCGACGACCATCACCCTGGACGTCAAGGTCGCCGTCGGCAGCGGAGCCGTGAGGCGCTTCACGGTGGGCGACGAGGCGGTGCAGCTGCTCGATGTCGTCGCCGGCGACCCGGTGGCCGAGCTCGAGGCCCTCAACGACGCCTCGGGCAGGGGCCAGGTCGTGCTCAGCGCCGCCGTGGCGGCGGCCGTCGGCGACCTGGTGGAGCTGAGACCCCTCGCGCATGCGACCGCGCCGGCCGGCGCCATGGCGGTCGGCAAGGTGCTCGGTCCCGACCAGCAGGGCCGTTACCGGCACGCCCATGACCAGCACGCCCTTGGCCGGCCCATGCCTGGTGAGCACGAGCTCGGCCGCTGGTTGCTGCCGACCGTGAAGAGACGGCTGAGCGCCGGCGGAGGGGACTTCCTCACGGAACTGCGGCCGGTCGCGGCGCTGTTCCTCGCCTTCGCCGGCATCGACCTGACGCACGACGAGGCGGCCGGCGCGAAGCTCGACCTGCTCGTGCGCCGCGTCCAGCAGTGCGTGACGGAGTACGGCGGCGACGTGCTGCAGCTCACCACCGGCGACAAGGGCACGTACCTCTACGCGGCATTCGGTGCGCCCGTGGCGCACGAGGACGACGTGGCCCGCTGCGCCGCGGCCGCCCTCGACCTGCGCGAGGCCGTGCTCGAGCTCCCGTTCGTCGACGAACTGAAGATCGGCCTCGGCTACGGGACGGCGCGCACGGGGGCGTACGGCTCGGCGGCACGCCGCACGTACGGTGCCCTGGGGCGCGGCACGAACATGGCTGCGCGCATGATGAGCGCCGCGCCGCACGCGAGCATCTACGTCAGCGGGGCCTTCGAGGAAGCGCTCGGCGGCGGCTTCGACCTGCGGCCGCTCCCCGGCGTCGTCGTGAAGGGCAGCGCCGAGCCCGTGGCCGCCTTCGAACTCTCGGGCAGGCTGGTCGGCTCCGGCCGCCGGAGGGCGGAGGCGAGCGGCCGACCGCTGGTGGGGCGGGCCGCAGAGCTCGCGGCCATCTCCGCGGGCATCGCGGCTGCGGCGGCAGGGCGCGGCGGGGTGATCCAGGTCGTGGCCGAGGCCGGCATGGGCAAGTCGGAGTTGCTCGGCCGCGCGCTGGCCGGCGCCGAGGGCGTGCGCGTCGTCGGTGGCGCTTGCCAGGCATTCGGGCGCACCGCGCCTTACCAGTTGTGGAAGGGCGTGTTCCAGCAACTCCTCGCTCTTGAGGCAACGGGCTCCGCCGCGGAGCGGGCGCGGCGTCTCGAGGCCGCCTTGGCCGCCGTCGACCCCGTGCTCGTGGACCAGGCCGAGCTGTTGGCTCCGCTCCTCGACCTCCCCGCGCCGTCGGCCGAGCGCTCCGTGGCGTCCGACGCCGAGGAGCGCAGCGCCCGGCGGCTCGCCCTGCTGCTCAATCTCTTCCGCCACGCGGCGCGAGACACGGCGCGGCAGGGCCGCACCCTCGTGCTCCTGCTCGAGGACCTCCACTGGCTCGACCCCGCCTCCGCCGAGCTGCTCGCCGAGCTGGCCCGGACGGTGCCCACTCTGCCTGCGCTGGTGCTCACCTCGGCCAGGCCGCTTGACGACGAGCGGGAGAGGGCCGCTGGCGACGTGCCTGGCGTGCGGGTCTTGCGGCTGGGGCCCCTGGACGAGGCGGCCGCGCTGGAAGTGGTGGCCGCGCGGTTGGCCGGCGCGGGGCAGGCCTTCCCGGTGAGCGACGAGTTGGCGGCGCGGATCGTGGAGCGTTCCGGCGGCAACCCCTTCTACTTGGGTGAGCTGCTGACCGATCTGATCCAGCGGGCGGCGCTGGCCGGTGGGCGCCACGACCCGGCCGACCTGGCGGAGCTACCAACCAGCTTGCATAGCCTCATCCTCGGGCGCCTCGACCGCCTGGAGTTAGGCGCGCTCCTCAGCCTCAAGGTGGCGAGCGTCGTAGGGAAGCAGTTCCGGGTCCGTTGGGTGGGCGCCTGCCAGGAGGCTGTGGACGACGGGACCGCGGACGACGGGACCGCGGACGACGAGACCGTGGACGATCGGGCCGCCGCGAGCGCCTTCGCGGCCACCGACCAGGCCGGCTTGACCGAGCGCGTCGCCGCCGAGCCGCAGACGCACGCCTTCAACCACGCCATCACGCGCGACGTCACGTACGACAGCCTCTCGCAAGCCACCAGGCTGCTCCTGCACACGCGGCTCGGCCGGTTCATCGAGCGCCACGTCGCCAGCGCCTCGGAGCCCAACCTCGACCTGCTCGCGTATCACTTCGCGCTCGGCGACGACGTGGCGAAGGCGCGCCACTACCTGGGGGCGGCGGCCGCCGCCGCCAAGGCCGCGTACGCGAACGCGGCCGCGATCGCCTACTTCGAGCGGCTCCTCGCCCTGCAGGAAGGCGCCGAACGCCTGCCGACGCTGATCGAGCTCGGGGAGGTCATGACCTTCGTAGGCGCCTACGGCGCCGCGGAGGGGCGCCTCGAGGCGGCGGCGGCGCTGGCGGCGGCCGTGGGCGCGCGGCCGCGCGAGGCCGCCGCGCTGCGGCTCCTCGGCGAGCTCTACGAGCGCCAGGGCGACCACGGTCGCGCCAAGGCGCGGCTCGAGGCCGCCGCGGGCCTATGCCGGGAGCTCGGCGACGGCGCGGAGCTGACCCGCGTCCTCCTGGCGTTGGGCGGCAACGTGCTGTGGCATCTGGGCAGCTACGACGAGGCGGAGGCGCTCCTCGCGGAGGCGGTGGCGTTGGCGCGCGCGGCGGGCGACGCGCGCGTGGCGGCCAGGGCGCTGCACGGCACGGCGAACATCCACCTCTACCGCGGCGAGGCCGAGGCGGCGGAGGCCGCGTTCCTCGCCAGCCTGGAGCTGCGCCGGGAGGCGCGCGACGAGTACGGCGTCGCGAACGCGCTCAACAACCTGGCGATCGTCTCGGCCAACGCCGGCGACGGCGCGCGCGCGGAGGAGCTGTTCGCCGAGAGCCTCCAGATCAGGGAGCGCCTCGGCGATGTGGCCGGCGTCGCGGTCGCGCTGAACAACCTCGGCTACATGGTGGCCGAACGCGGCGACCTGGCCGGCGCGCGG
The Trueperaceae bacterium genome window above contains:
- the minD gene encoding septum site-determining protein MinD — its product is MNAKAIVVTSGKGGVGKTTTTANVGAALARLGEKVCVIDTDVGLRNLDVVMGLEGRVVYDLIDVFEGRCKLRQAIIRDKRVDTLHLLAASQTRDKSALSEDRMKDAVQALLEEGFDRVLIDSPAGIESGFQTAASAAQGALVVVNPEVSSVRDADRIIGLLEAREITEVRLIVNRLRPEMVKRGDMLEVNDVLEILGVKLIGIVPEDERILVSTNIGNPASLEESPKLAAGAAFRDIAQRIRGEDVPYPSFDQPTGFLAALRRFFGGN
- a CDS encoding UvrD-helicase domain-containing protein; translated protein: MPHEELLATLNEEQRRAVVHYDGPALVLAGAGSGKTRTVVHRIAYLLGEHGVLPQQVLAVTFTNKAAGELRERVEHLIGPPGRDLWVSTFHSACLRVLRMYGDRIGLRSGFAIYDDSDQLDLLKEILGTVQGLSEANPRALRAVIDRAKSNLWTAETFGDQAQRVWGPLVSGLRVELVEEVFRRYQARLTGANAVDFNDILGRTVELFETHRDVLERVQQRAVFIHVDEYQDTNASQYRLTNLLADTYGNLMVVGDPDQSIYAFRGADVRNILDFRQDYPDAAVYRLELNYRSVGSVLKLANAVIGQNQGRIEKSLKPVKAEGEKVRLYRAADHHAEADFVARTIERLRAERTLDYQDFAVLYRTNSQSRVLEEALRRASIPARIVGGVGFYERREVKDALAYARAALNPADDVAWRRVIGRPKRGIGGTSEERLVAWAGRNGRPFSAACRAADAVLAGTPGAKRVAEFVQLMDDLAAAADELPAASFLKFVYDATGYVEALKREGTHEAEGRIENLEELLSAVTEWQEEQGGSIAEFLDEAALLGSNDDRAVEAVNGETVDDAVTLMTLHNAKGLEFPIVFLVGMEENLIPHRSSVGSLPEIEEERRLLYVGVTRAQDELYLVHCEARLTFGRTEPARPSRFLEDLSPDLLMETDVFGRKLEPLQDAGKFSRTVWKPPVVGAQAGAQARGGAQASDAPSTAGGLSVRGGERVRHPKFGVGTVVGVSGQGAKAEVTVVFEQAGAKRLLLKFSGLTPA
- a CDS encoding HAD family hydrolase; protein product: MHAACFGLDGTLGHHAADFGDYTAWLRNELALHQCDMNAFARVLDEETRRDGPLTLEVALGRVLDRLQQRRPPDLAGVAGAAVAAYAADYRALPGAEQTLAALDVRGVKLALLANGPDDLQRAALTATGLTGHFRAIIVSGDRDVAARMPAPRQYDLACAALESAPEATLMVGCDPDVDVGGAIAFGMRALLVGRRNGPVPAGMRVVDGLEDVARAVGA
- a CDS encoding NADH-quinone oxidoreductase subunit 15 translates to MTEKDMAFYQAWADLLEWMREYAAENEGVRFVKQADFTDYIYRMARPYDLPTTILSASLSNDDDEPILLASASQRASVFKEVVLHPFESHVYRKLALAKDGSGLSEGPRRFTKEALFRLADELFAVAVA
- a CDS encoding tetratricopeptide repeat protein, giving the protein MAELGGGPAVPEASEGAVLFADVAGFTALTTTLAELFGPRRGAEEVPVYLNRLYEALIGEVHARSGSVIGFAGDAITCWFPADDGHAAVACAVAMQAAMVPFAAIDIRGAPTATTITLDVKVAVGSGAVRRFTVGDEAVQLLDVVAGDPVAELEALNDASGRGQVVLSAAVAAAVGDLVELRPLAHATAPAGAMAVGKVLGPDQQGRYRHAHDQHALGRPMPGEHELGRWLLPTVKRRLSAGGGDFLTELRPVAALFLAFAGIDLTHDEAAGAKLDLLVRRVQQCVTEYGGDVLQLTTGDKGTYLYAAFGAPVAHEDDVARCAAAALDLREAVLELPFVDELKIGLGYGTARTGAYGSAARRTYGALGRGTNMAARMMSAAPHASIYVSGAFEEALGGGFDLRPLPGVVVKGSAEPVAAFELSGRLVGSGRRRAEASGRPLVGRAAELAAISAGIAAAAAGRGGVIQVVAEAGMGKSELLGRALAGAEGVRVVGGACQAFGRTAPYQLWKGVFQQLLALEATGSAAERARRLEAALAAVDPVLVDQAELLAPLLDLPAPSAERSVASDAEERSARRLALLLNLFRHAARDTARQGRTLVLLLEDLHWLDPASAELLAELARTVPTLPALVLTSARPLDDERERAAGDVPGVRVLRLGPLDEAAALEVVAARLAGAGQAFPVSDELAARIVERSGGNPFYLGELLTDLIQRAALAGGRHDPADLAELPTSLHSLILGRLDRLELGALLSLKVASVVGKQFRVRWVGACQEAVDDGTADDGTADDETVDDRAAASAFAATDQAGLTERVAAEPQTHAFNHAITRDVTYDSLSQATRLLLHTRLGRFIERHVASASEPNLDLLAYHFALGDDVAKARHYLGAAAAAAKAAYANAAAIAYFERLLALQEGAERLPTLIELGEVMTFVGAYGAAEGRLEAAAALAAAVGARPREAAALRLLGELYERQGDHGRAKARLEAAAGLCRELGDGAELTRVLLALGGNVLWHLGSYDEAEALLAEAVALARAAGDARVAARALHGTANIHLYRGEAEAAEAAFLASLELRREARDEYGVANALNNLAIVSANAGDGARAEELFAESLQIRERLGDVAGVAVALNNLGYMVAERGDLAGARALYERSLASRRELGDRLGLAVSLNNLAGLVARLGATEEARRLYLESVGFASAIDNGRETAAALAGLASVVAEGVDAARMARAAELLLGRIGAAVDEDVRTALAVGRARGEHVAVPARLVDGPLAAIVAWALHG